A part of Haloarchaeobius sp. HME9146 genomic DNA contains:
- a CDS encoding purine nucleoside permease: MTIAPEVLVLPAFVHDAETLDERQPWLDRYEFANELDLPGAPEPLQYTDPTDGTGPLALLPTGMGKANTATTVAAALASPELDLSETLFLSVGVAGGPPTDTTIGSVVLADAIVDWDVKVRWDAAEGDGGVPLELNPYRLDDHVFRPDSALLDWAAELARDIDLADDPDVKAHRERYEGRGAHADPQSLVGANVCGDEFWHGQVLAERVQWLCDEYDAGTYCATEMEDAATAAALARFGRLDDYLSIRGIANFDRPQPGQSVEESLHDEDFEAGFELGLENAVRVASALVDERLG; encoded by the coding sequence ATGACCATCGCCCCCGAGGTGCTCGTCCTCCCGGCGTTCGTCCACGACGCCGAGACGCTCGACGAGCGCCAGCCGTGGCTCGACCGGTACGAGTTCGCGAACGAGCTCGACCTGCCGGGCGCGCCCGAACCGCTGCAGTACACCGACCCGACCGATGGAACCGGCCCCCTCGCGCTCCTCCCGACCGGGATGGGGAAGGCGAACACGGCGACGACCGTCGCGGCCGCCCTCGCCAGTCCCGAACTCGACCTCTCGGAGACGCTGTTCCTCTCGGTCGGCGTGGCCGGCGGCCCACCGACAGACACGACCATCGGCTCCGTGGTCCTCGCCGACGCCATCGTCGACTGGGACGTGAAGGTCCGCTGGGATGCGGCCGAGGGCGACGGCGGGGTTCCACTCGAACTGAACCCCTACCGGCTCGACGACCACGTCTTTCGGCCCGATTCCGCACTACTCGACTGGGCCGCCGAACTCGCCCGCGACATCGACCTCGCGGACGACCCGGACGTGAAAGCCCACCGCGAACGGTACGAGGGTCGGGGTGCTCACGCGGACCCGCAATCTCTCGTCGGTGCCAACGTCTGCGGCGACGAGTTCTGGCACGGTCAAGTCCTCGCCGAGCGTGTCCAGTGGCTCTGTGACGAGTACGACGCCGGCACCTACTGCGCGACCGAGATGGAAGACGCCGCGACGGCGGCCGCGCTCGCCCGGTTCGGGCGACTGGACGACTACCTGAGCATCCGTGGTATCGCGAACTTCGACCGGCCCCAGCCCGGACAATCGGTGGAAGAGAGCCTCCACGACGAGGACTTCGAGGCCGGATTCGAACTCGGGCTGGAGAACGCGGTCCGGGTCGCCAGCGCGCTGGTGGACGAGCGCCTCGGCTGA
- a CDS encoding MBL fold metallo-hydrolase has protein sequence MEVTLLGTGDTTGTPTVGCDCDTCEEAKRRDVERTRFSVHVHNERTDESLLVDASPDFRYQFLREDVPLPDAMIISHIHFDHLDGLGNAYRLFDELDVFAADETDPITDESVADTVSRKYDYLDAVTVHPETPMQPFETCGFEVTLVPVEHPPLVCYGLRIEDPETGAVLSFSGDTSYGLPDESREALADPDLLLADGIVPSELCKYHPLGGKHEHGDVFYTFGTKHMTREGALALAEDLDASQTRVVHAAHYYPVEQAFEEPIAVDGETYSL, from the coding sequence ATGGAGGTGACGCTGCTCGGGACCGGCGACACCACCGGCACACCAACCGTCGGCTGCGACTGCGACACCTGCGAGGAGGCGAAACGCCGCGACGTCGAACGCACCCGGTTCTCGGTCCACGTGCACAACGAGCGGACCGACGAGTCGCTGCTGGTCGACGCGAGTCCCGACTTCCGCTACCAGTTCCTCCGCGAGGACGTTCCCCTGCCCGACGCGATGATCATCTCGCACATCCACTTCGACCACCTCGATGGGCTGGGCAACGCCTACCGGCTGTTCGACGAACTGGACGTGTTCGCCGCGGACGAGACCGACCCCATAACCGACGAAAGCGTGGCCGACACCGTCTCGCGGAAGTACGACTACCTCGACGCGGTCACGGTCCATCCCGAGACCCCCATGCAGCCCTTCGAGACCTGTGGGTTCGAGGTGACGCTGGTTCCGGTCGAGCACCCGCCACTGGTCTGTTACGGTCTCCGCATCGAGGACCCCGAGACCGGTGCAGTCCTCTCGTTCTCGGGCGATACGAGCTATGGCCTCCCCGACGAGTCTCGCGAAGCCCTCGCCGACCCGGACCTCCTGCTCGCGGACGGTATCGTCCCGAGCGAACTCTGCAAGTACCACCCCCTCGGCGGGAAACACGAGCACGGCGACGTGTTCTACACGTTCGGGACGAAGCACATGACCCGGGAGGGCGCGCTGGCGCTCGCCGAGGACCTCGACGCCAGCCAGACCCGGGTCGTCCACGCCGCACACTACTACCCCGTCGAGCAGGCGTTCGAGGAGCCCATCGCGGTCGACGGCGAGACCTACTCGCTCTGA
- a CDS encoding ATP-binding protein encodes MSTAALSVVEFLLTAHVYTNDRELDENDLPPRYRRVFYTDGAVERPLAVTNKTARAATGIDHPWDAVSDLMFTDRDEFSGKLNLTQPEMAERWLKERMDDAGILQNPVLASVFEDDEDVDVTYEAARETNRPIQADRVWIDSLLDEMFEDEEDEEMLDLVDIRAPEEIDQTLDDIVLTKEQEGEIQKVVKAIEHRDYLAEIGLREIGKLLFVGPPGTGKTSAAKGLAYKLDLPFVEVKLSMITSQYLGETAKNVEKTFEVAKRLSPCILFMDEFDFVAKTRGGDEHNAIKRAVNTLLKSIDDISLIQDDVLLIGATNHPDQLDAAAWRRFDEIVNFPKPDHGMRADILRIITRAMDIEEFDPHAIADITEGLTGSDLRLVMREAVLDALTEERMTLTQADLEDAVADFEERDNLKNLDMMDDSDALVAGDGSGHDHDHDDHSHDHDH; translated from the coding sequence ATGAGTACCGCGGCGCTATCGGTCGTCGAGTTCCTGTTGACAGCCCACGTGTACACCAACGACCGTGAGCTGGACGAGAACGACCTGCCCCCTCGGTATCGCCGGGTTTTCTACACCGACGGGGCGGTCGAGCGTCCGCTCGCAGTCACGAACAAGACGGCCCGCGCGGCCACGGGAATCGATCACCCGTGGGACGCCGTCTCCGACCTGATGTTCACCGACCGCGACGAGTTCTCCGGCAAGCTGAACCTGACCCAGCCGGAGATGGCCGAGCGCTGGCTGAAAGAGCGCATGGACGATGCCGGCATCCTCCAGAACCCCGTCCTCGCGTCGGTGTTCGAGGACGACGAGGACGTCGACGTCACCTACGAGGCGGCACGGGAGACCAACCGTCCCATCCAGGCCGACCGCGTCTGGATCGACTCGCTGCTCGACGAGATGTTCGAGGACGAGGAGGACGAGGAGATGCTCGACCTCGTCGACATCCGGGCACCCGAAGAGATCGACCAGACCCTCGACGATATCGTCCTCACCAAGGAGCAGGAGGGCGAGATCCAGAAGGTCGTCAAGGCCATCGAACACCGCGACTACCTGGCCGAAATCGGCCTGCGGGAGATCGGGAAGCTGCTGTTCGTGGGGCCGCCGGGCACCGGGAAGACCTCCGCCGCGAAGGGGCTGGCGTACAAGCTCGACCTCCCGTTCGTCGAGGTGAAGCTCTCGATGATCACGAGCCAGTACCTCGGGGAGACGGCCAAGAACGTCGAGAAGACGTTCGAGGTGGCAAAGCGGCTCTCGCCGTGTATCCTGTTCATGGACGAGTTCGACTTCGTCGCGAAGACCCGCGGCGGGGACGAGCACAACGCCATCAAGCGCGCAGTCAACACCCTGCTGAAGAGCATCGACGACATCTCGCTCATCCAGGACGACGTGTTGCTCATCGGCGCGACGAACCACCCGGACCAGCTCGACGCCGCGGCCTGGCGTCGCTTCGACGAGATTGTCAACTTCCCCAAGCCCGACCACGGGATGCGCGCGGACATCCTCCGCATCATCACCCGGGCGATGGACATCGAGGAGTTCGACCCCCACGCTATCGCCGACATCACCGAGGGCCTGACCGGCAGTGACCTCCGGCTGGTCATGCGCGAAGCCGTCCTCGACGCGCTGACCGAGGAACGGATGACGCTCACGCAGGCGGACCTCGAGGACGCCGTCGCCGACTTCGAGGAGCGTGACAACCTGAAGAACCTCGACATGATGGACGACAGTGACGCGCTGGTCGCCGGTGACGGGAGCGGGCACGACCACGACCACGACGACCACAGTCACGACCACGACCACTGA
- a CDS encoding flippase activity-associated protein Agl23, giving the protein MSDESPHSPDRPPADAQADGGASGSAQSVDDPATAAASEAADPSQDEQSSASEPLDDESATSESLADAARTRVADRDSLVPFPSTDKALGALVVFAVLGLAARLVWIGQRVAHQDEGRVAYWIIRYLESGVWEYRPIVHGPFLFHVNKWVFEFLGPSDFTSRLVPAILGASMPLAAWLYRKHLRDTEVVALGLLFAFNPVLLYYSRFMREDIPLVVFTAFALGFFLRYADDRKRWHLAAGVGVFALAMTTKENVLLYPVCWLGAAALLLDHRLFRAPARGESVLTVLVDYLDWLAPFDVRGSWSELRRANGGALVDRHLAWWGGNWQSVGFAFSLVVEFVAIIVLFYAPRGGGFTEEGVAGWPGPEQAGMDIGLWNAIGSADVGMFGAIVWESLVGSWEEFMGTWGGGHGNPFLQFFEHYVTVMIDGALVVLLFAIVGFIVDRYSNRGPRDFVALCSYWGFVSILGYPIATDIRAGWATTHAIFPLAIPAAVGLAIVFRWGVDAFTDDDAVGVALSAVVVLVVLMFIAVPAGNLVYSEPQSPDNSLVQYAQSSSTDLKPTLADVERVGYQHGGIDETDVMFYGNGYYVSNESENLQPNAGGGYFDRRTLMWYMEMYQHRALDDPDAAFNYDSTLSLTELNESKPPVIIAIGNGSNGDDADEIHDWALENGYEAREFQRFLTTNRTDEGLGPGTPFIIYIDEDALAESGSNSSDRSAESVVAGFESGRDVASVRAPVEPAARAVV; this is encoded by the coding sequence ATGTCAGACGAGTCCCCGCACTCGCCCGACCGCCCGCCGGCCGACGCCCAGGCCGACGGTGGTGCCAGCGGGAGCGCCCAGTCGGTCGACGACCCAGCGACGGCGGCAGCGTCGGAAGCGGCCGACCCCTCCCAGGACGAGCAGTCGTCCGCCAGCGAGCCGCTCGACGACGAATCCGCCACCAGCGAGTCCCTCGCCGACGCGGCTCGAACCCGAGTCGCCGACCGGGACAGTCTCGTCCCCTTCCCCTCCACGGACAAGGCTCTCGGCGCGCTGGTCGTCTTCGCCGTTCTCGGACTGGCCGCTCGCCTGGTGTGGATCGGCCAGCGCGTCGCCCACCAGGACGAGGGTCGGGTCGCCTACTGGATCATCCGCTACCTCGAAAGCGGCGTCTGGGAGTACCGCCCCATCGTCCACGGCCCGTTCCTCTTCCACGTGAACAAGTGGGTCTTCGAGTTCCTCGGTCCCTCGGACTTCACCTCGCGACTCGTCCCCGCCATCCTGGGGGCCTCGATGCCCCTGGCCGCGTGGCTCTACCGCAAGCATCTGCGGGACACCGAGGTCGTGGCGCTCGGCCTGCTGTTCGCGTTCAACCCGGTGTTGCTGTACTACTCGCGGTTCATGCGCGAGGACATCCCGCTGGTCGTGTTCACCGCGTTCGCGCTCGGGTTCTTCCTGCGCTACGCCGACGACCGCAAGCGCTGGCACCTCGCGGCCGGGGTCGGCGTCTTCGCGCTCGCGATGACGACCAAGGAGAACGTGCTGCTCTACCCGGTGTGCTGGCTCGGGGCGGCCGCGCTCTTGCTCGACCATCGACTGTTCCGCGCTCCCGCTCGCGGGGAGTCCGTGCTGACGGTGCTGGTCGACTACCTCGACTGGCTCGCCCCGTTCGACGTGCGTGGTAGCTGGAGCGAGCTACGCCGGGCGAACGGCGGGGCGCTGGTCGACCGGCACCTCGCGTGGTGGGGCGGCAACTGGCAGTCGGTCGGCTTCGCGTTCTCGCTGGTCGTCGAGTTCGTCGCCATCATCGTGCTGTTCTACGCGCCCCGCGGCGGCGGCTTCACCGAGGAAGGCGTCGCGGGCTGGCCCGGCCCGGAGCAGGCCGGGATGGACATCGGCCTCTGGAACGCCATCGGCTCGGCCGACGTTGGCATGTTCGGGGCTATCGTCTGGGAGTCCCTCGTCGGCTCCTGGGAGGAGTTCATGGGCACGTGGGGTGGCGGCCACGGCAACCCGTTCCTCCAGTTCTTCGAGCACTACGTGACGGTCATGATCGACGGCGCACTCGTCGTCCTGCTGTTCGCTATCGTCGGCTTCATCGTGGACCGCTACTCGAACCGCGGCCCGCGTGACTTCGTCGCGCTGTGTTCGTACTGGGGCTTCGTCAGCATCCTGGGCTACCCCATCGCGACCGACATCCGCGCGGGCTGGGCGACCACCCACGCCATCTTCCCGCTGGCCATCCCGGCGGCGGTCGGCCTCGCTATCGTCTTCCGGTGGGGCGTCGACGCGTTCACCGACGACGACGCGGTCGGCGTCGCGCTCTCGGCCGTGGTCGTCCTCGTGGTCCTGATGTTCATCGCGGTTCCCGCCGGGAACCTCGTCTACAGCGAACCGCAGAGCCCCGACAACTCGCTGGTCCAGTACGCCCAGTCCTCGAGCACCGACCTCAAGCCGACCCTCGCGGACGTCGAACGGGTCGGCTACCAGCACGGTGGCATCGACGAGACCGACGTGATGTTCTACGGGAACGGCTACTACGTCTCGAACGAGTCGGAGAACCTGCAACCGAACGCCGGGGGTGGTTACTTCGACCGCCGGACGCTGATGTGGTACATGGAGATGTACCAGCATCGGGCACTCGACGACCCGGATGCCGCGTTCAACTACGACTCGACGCTCTCGCTGACGGAACTCAACGAGTCGAAGCCGCCGGTCATCATCGCCATCGGGAACGGGAGCAACGGCGACGACGCCGACGAGATCCACGACTGGGCGCTGGAGAACGGTTACGAGGCCCGCGAGTTCCAGCGCTTCCTGACCACCAACCGGACCGACGAGGGCCTCGGCCCGGGGACCCCGTTCATCATCTACATCGACGAGGACGCGCTGGCGGAGTCGGGGTCGAACAGCAGTGACCGCTCTGCGGAGTCGGTCGTCGCTGGGTTCGAGTCCGGCAGGGACGTGGCATCGGTCCGTGCGCCGGTCGAACCAGCTGCGCGGGCTGTCGTCTGA
- a CDS encoding zinc-dependent alcohol dehydrogenase family protein: MQAVVLEAFREPLQVQDVDRPELTPEGIIARVDGCGVCRSDWHCWQGDWDWFGYRPDPPHILGHEPCGTVVEVGAEVETVSEGDRIAIPFNFACGKCSLCRNGHENICENHVGLGFMNEAPGAFAEEVHVPNADINAVPLSDGISTDTAAGIGCRFMTSYHAMAHQGDVGDGESVVVHGCGGIGLSAIHIANALGANPIAVDIQAEKLEKAESLGAVATVDASQGDPVKEVHDITDGGADVSVDALGIETTCRNAVDSLGKGGRHVQVGLTTSEEAGEIPLPTDEFVAKEIQFVGSLGLQPSRYPEMLSMIESGKIDPTKLVEKTIDIQQVPDELAAMSDYGTLGIPVCTDFTA, encoded by the coding sequence ATGCAAGCAGTCGTACTCGAAGCGTTCAGAGAACCGCTGCAGGTACAGGACGTCGACCGGCCGGAACTGACACCAGAAGGAATCATCGCCCGGGTGGACGGGTGTGGCGTCTGCCGGAGCGACTGGCACTGCTGGCAGGGGGACTGGGACTGGTTCGGCTACCGGCCGGACCCGCCGCACATCCTCGGCCACGAACCCTGCGGGACCGTCGTCGAGGTCGGCGCGGAGGTCGAGACCGTCAGCGAGGGTGACCGCATCGCCATCCCGTTCAACTTCGCGTGCGGGAAGTGCTCGCTGTGCCGGAACGGCCACGAGAACATCTGCGAGAACCACGTCGGTCTCGGCTTCATGAACGAGGCACCCGGCGCGTTCGCCGAAGAGGTGCACGTCCCGAACGCGGACATCAACGCGGTCCCGCTCTCGGACGGCATCTCGACCGACACCGCGGCCGGCATCGGCTGTCGGTTCATGACGTCCTACCACGCGATGGCCCACCAGGGCGACGTCGGCGACGGCGAGTCGGTGGTCGTCCACGGCTGTGGCGGTATCGGTCTCTCGGCCATCCACATCGCGAACGCGCTCGGGGCGAACCCCATCGCGGTCGACATCCAGGCCGAGAAACTGGAGAAAGCCGAGTCGCTCGGCGCGGTCGCGACCGTCGACGCCAGCCAGGGCGACCCGGTGAAGGAGGTCCACGACATCACCGACGGCGGCGCGGACGTCTCGGTGGACGCACTCGGTATCGAGACCACCTGTCGGAACGCGGTGGACAGCCTCGGGAAGGGCGGCCGCCACGTGCAGGTCGGCCTAACCACCTCGGAAGAAGCTGGCGAGATTCCGCTCCCGACGGACGAGTTCGTCGCCAAGGAGATCCAGTTCGTGGGGTCGCTCGGCCTCCAGCCGTCGCGCTACCCCGAGATGCTCTCGATGATAGAGTCGGGGAAGATCGACCCGACGAAACTCGTCGAGAAGACCATCGACATCCAGCAGGTGCCCGACGAGCTCGCAGCCATGAGCGATTACGGCACGCTCGGCATCCCCGTCTGTACGGACTTCACGGCCTGA
- a CDS encoding thiolase family protein yields MAANTPVIAAAYRTPQGKKDGVYADIRGEDLAVPLIDEILAETGLSGDDVDDLMWGCAQQRGHQDNNVGRVIALMSELGESVPATTINRWCASSMQSVISASDAVAAGNRDCVIAGGFEHMTNVPMEGGMDGRSFHPDFQDMYNMIELQMGMTAEKVAREYDVSREEQDRYAVQSQQRAATATEEGRFDDEIIPIETPDGKVTEDEGIRPGTDFETLQSLPTVFMEDVTAGNSSQISDGAAATLVTSKEFAEEHDLEILAEVGMNNVAGVDPTVMGIGPVPATRGLLERNGRDIEDYDLVELNEAFASQCVYARDELGIDNDIFNVNGGAIAIGHPLGASGARLPVTLIHELRKRGGGRGLATLCVGFGQGAAIEFEVEGE; encoded by the coding sequence ATGGCAGCCAACACGCCCGTCATCGCGGCAGCGTACCGGACACCGCAGGGGAAGAAGGACGGAGTCTACGCCGACATCCGCGGCGAGGACCTCGCCGTCCCGCTCATCGACGAGATTCTCGCGGAGACCGGCCTCAGCGGCGACGACGTCGACGACCTCATGTGGGGCTGTGCGCAACAGCGCGGCCACCAGGACAACAACGTCGGACGCGTCATCGCCCTCATGTCCGAACTGGGCGAGAGCGTCCCGGCGACGACCATCAACCGCTGGTGCGCGTCCTCGATGCAGTCCGTCATCTCCGCCAGCGACGCCGTGGCCGCGGGCAACCGCGACTGCGTCATCGCGGGCGGCTTCGAGCACATGACCAACGTCCCCATGGAGGGCGGGATGGACGGCCGAAGCTTCCACCCCGACTTCCAGGACATGTACAACATGATCGAACTCCAGATGGGCATGACCGCGGAGAAGGTCGCCCGGGAGTACGACGTGTCCCGTGAGGAACAGGACCGCTACGCCGTCCAGAGTCAGCAGCGCGCCGCAACGGCCACGGAAGAGGGTCGCTTCGACGACGAGATCATCCCCATCGAGACGCCCGATGGGAAGGTTACGGAAGACGAGGGCATCCGCCCGGGCACCGACTTCGAGACGCTCCAGAGTCTCCCGACCGTGTTCATGGAGGACGTGACCGCCGGGAACTCCAGCCAGATCTCCGACGGTGCGGCCGCGACGCTCGTCACCTCGAAGGAGTTCGCCGAGGAGCACGACCTCGAGATTCTCGCCGAGGTCGGCATGAACAACGTCGCCGGCGTCGACCCGACCGTCATGGGCATCGGCCCGGTCCCGGCCACCCGCGGCCTGCTCGAGCGCAACGGCCGCGACATCGAGGACTACGACCTCGTCGAGCTGAACGAGGCGTTCGCCTCCCAGTGTGTCTACGCCCGCGACGAGCTCGGCATCGACAACGACATCTTCAACGTCAACGGCGGGGCCATCGCCATCGGCCACCCGCTGGGTGCCTCCGGCGCGCGCCTCCCCGTGACGCTCATCCACGAACTCCGCAAGCGCGGTGGCGGCCGCGGACTGGCGACCCTGTGCGTCGGCTTCGGACAGGGTGCGGCCATCGAGTTCGAAGTGGAAGGCGAGTAA
- a CDS encoding HTH domain-containing protein, with translation MTGEFQTGTRLELWLRPSCEWMCRHEKGLVECTKGLADAGVVDEVQVEQWGKYAPIDPEDASTESERKASERLAEYREWAASEGVDLHAFSRTAVLTRGGEPVTMQVLPLVALASYDETGKLLWVVPHGQGSAAVSVTERLDDLEALASEDRVLIAD, from the coding sequence ATGACCGGGGAATTTCAGACCGGGACTCGGCTGGAGCTCTGGCTTCGGCCGTCGTGCGAATGGATGTGCAGACACGAGAAGGGCCTCGTCGAGTGTACGAAGGGACTCGCAGACGCTGGCGTCGTTGACGAGGTCCAGGTAGAGCAATGGGGAAAGTACGCTCCCATCGACCCGGAAGACGCTAGCACCGAATCGGAGCGCAAGGCGAGCGAGCGACTTGCGGAGTACCGCGAGTGGGCCGCGTCGGAGGGAGTCGACCTCCACGCGTTCTCGCGGACGGCCGTACTCACCCGCGGTGGCGAGCCGGTGACGATGCAGGTCCTTCCACTCGTCGCACTCGCGTCCTACGACGAGACGGGCAAGCTGCTGTGGGTCGTCCCCCACGGGCAGGGGTCGGCCGCAGTCAGCGTCACCGAACGACTGGACGATCTCGAAGCGCTCGCGTCCGAGGACCGCGTGCTTATCGCGGACTGA
- a CDS encoding ABC transporter ATP-binding protein, with amino-acid sequence MAVPAIETDGLTKAYDGTSAVADLDLSIEPGTVYGFLGPNGAGKTTTMRMLTTLIRPTSGTARVAGQPVTDRDAVTPNIGYLPEEPPLYDELTGREQLTYIAGLRDIPDDEARERIDSLLRRFDLHEDANKRISAYSKGMRQKTGVIQAVLHRPDVVFLDEPTSGLDPRAARTMRDTIADLASQEMTVFLSTHILPVVDELADRIGVLHDGRLVAEGSPEELKRRAESGEGRSLEEVFLEVTTEVEESLAE; translated from the coding sequence ATGGCAGTCCCCGCCATCGAGACCGACGGCCTCACCAAGGCGTACGACGGGACGAGCGCCGTCGCCGACCTCGACCTCTCCATCGAGCCCGGGACCGTGTACGGCTTCCTCGGCCCCAACGGCGCGGGCAAGACCACGACCATGCGGATGCTGACGACGCTCATCCGGCCTACCTCGGGGACCGCCCGGGTCGCCGGCCAGCCCGTCACCGACCGCGACGCCGTCACGCCCAACATCGGCTACCTCCCCGAGGAGCCGCCCCTGTACGACGAACTCACCGGCCGCGAGCAGTTGACCTACATCGCCGGCCTCCGCGACATCCCCGACGACGAGGCCCGCGAGCGCATCGACTCCCTCCTCCGGCGGTTCGACCTCCACGAGGACGCCAACAAGCGCATCTCGGCGTACTCGAAGGGGATGCGCCAGAAGACCGGCGTCATCCAGGCGGTGCTCCACCGACCCGACGTGGTGTTCCTCGACGAACCGACCTCTGGACTGGACCCCCGCGCTGCCCGGACGATGCGCGACACCATCGCCGACCTCGCCAGCCAGGAGATGACCGTCTTCCTCTCGACGCACATCCTCCCCGTCGTCGACGAACTCGCGGACCGCATCGGCGTCCTCCACGACGGTCGCCTCGTCGCCGAGGGGTCGCCTGAGGAACTGAAGCGTCGCGCCGAATCCGGCGAGGGGCGCAGTCTGGAGGAGGTGTTCCTCGAGGTGACGACCGAGGTCGAAGAATCACTGGCGGAGTGA
- a CDS encoding 2'-5' RNA ligase family protein codes for MNSAVISTLPDDHHQRVLDLWDDLHDEFGIDPASELPPPHISYHVAEKYDKTTVESRLHSVTPEVDPFTVHTGGLGVFTAAPVIYLPLARSPNLAALHDRVWTSLTDFADHADHYYHPDRWFPHITLAYYSLDEELVGDVVSYLSDRSFDWEMRVEDIAHLESNDGETKICSRVEF; via the coding sequence ATGAACTCCGCGGTCATCTCCACGTTGCCGGACGACCATCACCAGCGCGTCCTCGACCTCTGGGATGACCTCCACGACGAGTTCGGTATCGACCCCGCCAGCGAGTTGCCACCGCCGCACATCTCCTACCACGTCGCGGAGAAGTACGACAAGACGACCGTCGAGTCGCGCCTGCACTCGGTCACGCCCGAGGTCGATCCCTTCACCGTCCACACGGGCGGGCTCGGGGTGTTCACCGCCGCGCCGGTCATCTACCTCCCGCTCGCGCGGTCACCCAACCTGGCCGCGCTGCACGACCGGGTCTGGACGAGTCTCACCGACTTCGCGGACCACGCCGACCACTACTACCACCCGGACCGGTGGTTCCCGCACATCACGCTGGCGTACTACAGCCTCGACGAGGAGCTGGTCGGCGACGTGGTGTCGTACCTCTCGGACCGGTCGTTCGACTGGGAGATGCGCGTCGAGGACATCGCCCACCTGGAGTCGAACGACGGCGAGACGAAAATCTGTTCGCGCGTGGAGTTCTGA